CTCGTCGAGCTCCGCGGGAGAGAGGTAGGAAACTCCGGGGGGCAGGGGGCCGGGCGGCGCCGCACCCACCCGGATGTCGGCGCGCCGCAGCTCCAGCCGCACGATCTCCCGCAGGTTGTCCGGCCCCTTCCAGAACTCCGAGACGTCGACGATGCGGCCCTTTTCCGCGAAGCGGCGGTAGATGGCCGGGTCGAACCGCTCGGGCTGGTCGGTGGTGGCCACGAGCAGGCAGTCCCGCTGGCCGTCGATGATCTCGTCCAGGATGATGTTGGCCGTGTCCACCAGGGTCTGCTGCTGGCTCGAGACCGAGCTCGACCGGCTCTCCACCCGGCCGAAGGCGCTGTGGGCCTCTTCCACGTGGCGGATGGAGGTGCGGCGGGGGTCCCCCAGGGCCTTGCGCAGGTAGTTGCCCGGCTCGCCGGCCAGGGCGGTCTGGTAGTCGTTGGGAGTCACCACCGCGTAGTCCACGGGGACGCCCCGCTCCTGGAGCTCCGCCAGGTGGCGGGCGATGTGCTTCTGGAAGAGCCGCCGGACCAGGGGGGTGGCGGAGAGGAACCGGTAGAGCTTCAGGCGCCGGCGCCGGGCGATCTCCTGGGCCAGGGTGGGATCCACGGCCTCGATGGTGCGCCAGAAGGGCTCGTCGGCCAGGACATCGGCGCGCTTCTTCCCCAGGTCCACCTCCGGCACGATCTCGTGGCGGAAAACCACGGCCTCGAGGGCCTCGGTGGTGGTCGCGGTCTTGCCGCCGCCGCTGGGGCCTACGACGAGCAGGAGCGGCGCCTTGGGTACCTCGGGGTCCGCCAGGTACTCTTTGCGCACGTGGACCCGGTAGATCTTCTCCAGGAGGTCCTGGAACGCCGAGGGCACGTGGACGTCGGTGAGCTCCCGGTTGAGCAGCGCGAGCAGGTAGGTGTAGTCGTTGGCCGAGAGCTCCTTTTCGAGCATCCGGTTCCAGGCTGCCCGGGGCGAGGTCTCCCCCGAGAACTCGAACCGGCGCTGCCAGTCGGTGAGGATCTGGGGGTCCTTGAGGATGGCGAAGCCCTGCTCCCGGGGCCGGTAGAAGAGGGAGAGCAGGCCCTCCACGGCGGCGTGGACGAGCCCCGAGGGAGGGGTGAACTGGTTCAGGCGTGCGCGCAGGAAGGCCTTGGTCTCGTACGGCCAGGAGGCCACGAGCTCTTCGATCTCCCGGATGCGGCGCTCCGGGAGCCGTACGGTGCGGATCTCCTTGGTGAGTCGCCTGGCCATGTCAGCGGGGTGCGGCCGGGGAGGCCGCGGGCAGGGGCAGGGCCAGGCTGGGGGTTGCGCCGGTGTTCTGGATCACCACGGTGTTTTGCCCCGCCTGGTGTTTCTCGTAGGCGGAGGACCACTTCTGCTGGTTGAGGAACTCCAGGAGGGCCGTGTCGGTGGAGCCGTCGGGCCGCCCCACCCCCCGCTGGAGCTCCCGGATGCTCTCCACGTAAGCCGCGTAGAGCTTGCGAATGCGGCTCGCCTCCTGGTCGGCGGCGTAGTTTTCCGCCTCGGCGATGAGCTCGCGGCGCTTCTTCTCCTCGCTGGCCTCCACCAGGTTGTCCCCGAAGCGGGTCTCCCGCAGCACGAAGCTCACGACCTCCAAGCCGTACTTCTGCTCCAGGGTGGGTCCGCCCACGTTGATGGGGCGTTCCTTGAGGGCCCGATAGATCTCCTCCTTGATCTGCTCGCGATCGCTCACCAGGCGGTTGAGCTCCTGGGCCTGGAGGATGTCTTTCACCAGGCCGTCGTAGTCCGCCTGGAAGAGCTCCTGGGGCCGCAGGTTCTCGATGGCCCAGGTGCGCAGATCCCGAATCCGGTAGGTGAGCACCCCCGAGGTCCACAGGGCCACGTTTTCGCGGGAGATGATCCGCACCGGCTCGTCCACTCCCCCCAGGGAGAGCCGCTGGTTCATCAGGGCCACCTCCTGCTCGATGCGGGTGAAGAAGGGCAGCCGCACGTGCCACCCCACCTCGGTCACCACTTCGCGCTGGCCCCCCAGCCTCTCGAGCACCACGGCGTAGTTGAGCCGGACCTTGAAGATGGTGCGGGTGGCGTAGACCACCGCCACGGCGCCGTACGCCAGGCCCAGGAGCACGGCAAGGCCCACCACGCGGCGTACCAGCGCGGCCACGGCGGCCCGTCGGAGGAAGGTGCGGGTCTCGGAGCGTTCCATGGGGCCCTCGGTGCGCACCGGCGGCGAAGGGAGGAGCGGACCCCGTGAAGGCTAGGGGAGGAGTCAGGAATTGCAAGCGGGCAGGTTCCCGCGCGCCTCCCGGACCCATCGAAATCGATATCGAAATCGGGGCCAGCGTTTTCGACGTCGATTTCGATGTGGATCGGATGACCATGCGCCCGTGCTGGGCTTGTAAAGGGTAGGGCGCGTTCGCCGAACGCGCCGTGCTCTGGTGCGGTGACCGCGACCGACCCGGACGGACGCCTCGGCGAGGCGTCCCTACCCGACCCAAACCCACGTCCGGATGCACAGCTCGTAGGGCGGGGCTTGCCCCGCCGTCTCCCCGGACGCGGCGGGGGAATCTCCCGCCCTACCCCCGCGCCAGGTGCTCCAGCACCTTTCGGTTCGCCCGGGGCATGGGGTAGCGGGGGAGGTCGGCGGGGTCGACCCAGAGCCACTCCCGCTCCCCTTCGGCGCATCGGCCGGGGTCCATGTCGAGAAACCGGCACAGGTGGGGGTACAGGGTAACGCGAAAGTGGCTGTACGCGTGGCGGACCTGGGGGAGGGCGCCCTCCGGCTCCACGCGCAGGCCGAACTCCTCCCGCAATTCCCGGTGCAGGGCCTCCTCGGGGTTCTCCCCTTCCTCCACCTTGCCTCCCGGGAACTCCCACAGGCCTCCCAGGAGTCCGTGGCTCGGGCGGCGGTCGATGAAGATCCTCCCGTTTCGAAACACCAGACCCAGGGAGACCCGGTAGTGGGGCACCGCGTTTCGCGGGGTCCGCAGGGGGTACTGCTCCGGGGAGCCCGAGGCCGCCGCCCGGCAGGGCCCCTGCAAGGGGCAATCGGGGCAGCCGGGGGAGCGGGGGGAGCACAGGGTGGCGCCGAGCTCCATCACCGCCTGGTTGTGGAGCGCGGCGGTGCCGGCGGGCAGGAGCTCGCGGGCCAGGCCCTCCAGGGCGGTCGCCTGGGGACGGCGCCGGGGATCGGAAGCCAGCGCGGTGAGCCGGGCCAGCACCCGGCGCACGTTGCCGTCCACCACGGCCAGGTCCCGGCCGAAGGCGAGGCTCAGGACCGCGGCGGCGGTGTAGGGCCCCACCCCGGGCAGCGCCCGGAAGTCCTCGTGCTGTTCGGGAACCCTGCCCCCGAAGCGGGCCGCCACCTCCCGGGCCGCCCGGTGGAGGTTCCGGGCCCGGGCGTAGTACCCCAGCCCCTCCCACGCCCGCAGGACCGCGATCTCGTCGGCTTCGGCGAGGGCTCGAACCGTGGGGAAGAGGGCCATCCACCGCTCGAAGTAGGGGACGACGGCGGCCACCCGGGTCTGCTGGAGCATGGCTTCCGAGATCCAGACGGCGTAGGGATTCCGGGTGCGCCGCCAGGGTAGATCGCGGGCGTGGGCGCGGTACCACCGGTGGAGGGCGGGGACCGCCGCCTTGAGGTCGGCCAGGGCGGCCGGGGACAGGCCCAGGGCTGCCAGCTCCCCGGCCGTCACCAGAGCCCTGGGGGTTGGGAGAGGCGGCCGAGGCCCGAGTGGACGAAGAGTCCTCCGAAGTAGAGCAGGAGGACCGCGCAGGCGCCCACCAGGGCCCGGTACACCCGGTCGGTGAGCAGGCGCCGGCCGAAGTGGAGCACCGCCGCCACCAGGGAGTACCAGACGAGGTCCGAGAGGATGTGGCCCGCAAAGAAGACGGCAGGGCCCCGCCAGCCGGTTCCCGCCGTGAGGGTGACGTAGGACAGGCCCACGGTGGCCCACCACAGCGTCCAGTAGGGATTGGAGAGGCTCGTCACGATCCCGCCGAGCACGGGCCCTCCCCGGCGCCGCCCTCCCTGGCCGGCTTCGAGGGAGAGGCTCAGGGTGCGCAGCCCCCAGAGCATGGACCCGGCCATCCACAAGAGTACGGCTCCGCCCAGGAGCCCCACGGCTCCGAGAAACAGGGGCCGCGACACGACCGCGCCGAGACCGGCCACGAGCCCCGCCACCAGCAGGAGCTCCAGTATCCCGTGACCCAGCACCACCAGGGGTCCGGCCCAGAACCCGGTGCGGGCGGCCTCGCGAACGGTCACCGTGAGCATGGGGCCGGGCATCATGGCGCCGGAGAACCCGATGATGAACGAACCGAGGAAGATGGCTTGGAGGCTTTGCACGGCTCTCCCGGAATCTGATGACAGCACGACGGGCAAGAGTCTATTTCCAGCCACCCAAGC
The Thermodesulfobacteriota bacterium DNA segment above includes these coding regions:
- a CDS encoding SPFH domain-containing protein, which produces MERSETRTFLRRAAVAALVRRVVGLAVLLGLAYGAVAVVYATRTIFKVRLNYAVVLERLGGQREVVTEVGWHVRLPFFTRIEQEVALMNQRLSLGGVDEPVRIISRENVALWTSGVLTYRIRDLRTWAIENLRPQELFQADYDGLVKDILQAQELNRLVSDREQIKEEIYRALKERPINVGGPTLEQKYGLEVVSFVLRETRFGDNLVEASEEKKRRELIAEAENYAADQEASRIRKLYAAYVESIRELQRGVGRPDGSTDTALLEFLNQQKWSSAYEKHQAGQNTVVIQNTGATPSLALPLPAASPAAPR
- the mutY gene encoding A/G-specific adenine glycosylase; this encodes MTAGELAALGLSPAALADLKAAVPALHRWYRAHARDLPWRRTRNPYAVWISEAMLQQTRVAAVVPYFERWMALFPTVRALAEADEIAVLRAWEGLGYYARARNLHRAAREVAARFGGRVPEQHEDFRALPGVGPYTAAAVLSLAFGRDLAVVDGNVRRVLARLTALASDPRRRPQATALEGLARELLPAGTAALHNQAVMELGATLCSPRSPGCPDCPLQGPCRAAASGSPEQYPLRTPRNAVPHYRVSLGLVFRNGRIFIDRRPSHGLLGGLWEFPGGKVEEGENPEEALHRELREEFGLRVEPEGALPQVRHAYSHFRVTLYPHLCRFLDMDPGRCAEGEREWLWVDPADLPRYPMPRANRKVLEHLARG
- a CDS encoding LysE family transporter — protein: MQSLQAIFLGSFIIGFSGAMMPGPMLTVTVREAARTGFWAGPLVVLGHGILELLLVAGLVAGLGAVVSRPLFLGAVGLLGGAVLLWMAGSMLWGLRTLSLSLEAGQGGRRRGGPVLGGIVTSLSNPYWTLWWATVGLSYVTLTAGTGWRGPAVFFAGHILSDLVWYSLVAAVLHFGRRLLTDRVYRALVGACAVLLLYFGGLFVHSGLGRLSQPPGLW